A genomic stretch from Psilocybe cubensis strain MGC-MH-2018 chromosome 1, whole genome shotgun sequence includes:
- a CDS encoding Transcription factor MYB3R-4, which produces MSERNTSKPWTEEEDQLLRQAVAHYGENDNWKKVAEGIPGRTNKACRKRWLHSLQPNVKKTAWTPDEDKMLVDLHESYGPKWSAIARQIPGRTDDACSKRYREALDPSLKKDQWTHEEDVLLMETYHRIGGKWGKRQRSSRSRWRLLERKKASKANHHMSSRTSPVHTITPHETPVIVEEPLPVAQFQEAPAHVQWPPYYPPEAYPTFPVDGESSGDIVFREPSPEVVQQPDPKVAPFQFSSSSLLTALSDPPRPHAPLPPISAVNTPELVQYDIPNESERQPSLSPLSQCNAIPDMNDILMSLEDYTQGSIAQLPSENSASQITYDIESYNKLPQFTFGDIYTASPFTIPTELSRPEHYNFKPVHIPKLFDSPHSIYGGVLYEETSSASSTPYVLSSSLSPTSSPLPATLLDLPNSEQPSSNSLLFSPADGPRTTSMSAGIRRSRKNTSRKNKPIIKVQVTTRLSSTLPLSSDPNIRPYACGRPQCWPNTATTSSSCFATSGELLDHSKEQHPDEDASEKPYRCALTGCGKSWKSINGLQYHLQISTAHFATALSSRFSAQLPSTPDVNTPSTLEGEIEDLEPERKYMCPQPGCFKAYRQPSGLRYHIKFGHPIDIPTQLAVVPPALERQIPIKAKKLRAKPPPEPVAN; this is translated from the exons TGTCAGAAAGAAATACCAGCAAGCCCtggacagaagaagaag ATCAGCTCTTGCGGCAGGCCGTTGCTCACTATGGTGAAAACGACAACTGGAAAAAGGTGGCAGAGGGAATACCTGGTCGAACCAACAAGGCCTGCAGGAAG CGGTGGCTTCACTCTTTGCAGCCCAATGTCAAGAAAACCGCCTGGACCCCTGACGAAGATAAAATGCTGGTGGATCTTCACGAGAGCTATGGGCCAAAGTGGTCTGCCATAGCCCGTCAAATTCCAGGCCGAACTGACGACGCCTGCTCCAAACGCTACAGGGAAGCCCTTGATCCCTCACTTAAGAAGGATCAATGGACCCATGAGGAAGACGTACTTCTCATGGAGACCTATCATCGCATCGGCGGAAAATGGGGAAAA CGCCAGCGCTCATCAAGAAGTAGGTGGCGCCTATTGGAACGTAAAAAGGCATCCAAGGCGAACCACCACATGAGCTCACGCACGAGCCCCGTGCATACCATCACCCCTCACGAGACCCCCGTGATTGTAGAGGAACCACTACCCGTTGCACAGTTCCAAGAAGCACCTGCCCACGTACAATGGCCGCCATATTATCCTCCTGAAGCCTATCCAACTTTCCCTGTAGATGGGGAAAGTAGCGGGGATATTGTATTCCGTGAACCCAGCCCGGAAGTTGTACAACAGCCTGATCCCAAAGTCGCACCGTTTCAgttttcttcgtcgtctctTCTCACCGCTCTATCTGATCCGCCAAGGCCGCACGCTCCGCTGCCTCCTATTAGTGCTGTCAATACTCCAGAACTCGTGCAATACGACATTCCTAATGAATCTGAAAGACAGccatctctttctcctctgtCTCAATGCAATGCCATACCCGACATGAACGACATCCTTATGTCATTGGAAGATTACACGCAAGGCTCTATTGCACAGCTACCTTCGGAAAATTCTGCGTCCCAAATAACCTATGACATTGAATCCTACAACAAATTGCCTCAATTCACATTCGGTGATATCTACACTGCCTCGCCTTTCACTATTCCTACAGAACTTTCGCGACCAGAACATTATAATTTCAAACCCGTTCATATTCCCAAGTTGTTCGACTCTCCTCATAGCATCTATGGCGGAGTTTTATACGAAGAAACATCATCAGCGTCGTCAACTCCATATGTTTTGTCATCCTCTTTGTCCCCTACCTCAAGTCCGCTTCCAGCGACACTCTTAGATCTGCCTAACTCCGAACAGCCTTCCTCAAACTCTTTACTATTTTCGCCAGCGGACGGCCCTCGAACGACCTCGATGTCGGCAGGTATCCGCCGATCAAGGAAAAATACATCGAGAAAAAACAAACCGATCATCAAGGTCCAAGTTACCACTCGGCTCTCTTCGACGTTGCCCCTTTCTAGCGA CCCGAATATCCGGCCATATGCCTGTGGACGACCTCAGTGTTGGCCCAATACTGCAACTACCAGTTCCAGCTGTTTTGCTACGTCTGGGGAACTCCTAGATCACAGCAAAGAGCAACACCCAGACGAGGATGCGTCGGAGAAGCCGTATAGATGCGCCCTAACAGGCTGCGGAAAATCTTGGAAG TCGATAAATGGGCTGCAATACCATTTACAAAT ATCCACGGCTCATTTTGCCACTGCATTGTCTTCAAGGTTTTCTGCACAGCTGCCTTCGACGCCGGATGTCAACACACCTTCCACGTTGGAGGGGGAAATAGAAGATTTGGAACCGGAACGCAAGTATATGTGCCCCCAACCTGGCTGCTTCAAAGCCTATCGCCAACCCAGCGGTCTGCGTTACCATATCAAATTT GGTCATCCTATTGACATTCCCACACAACTTGCAGTTGTTCCGCCAGCCTTGGAACGCCAAATTCCTATCAAAGCTAAGAAACTCCGCGCAAAGCCACCACCTGAACCTGTGGCGAATTAA